The genomic region CACGGACACGTCGGCCTACCCGATCCCGCTGCTCTCCTACGACGTGCTCTGCAAGTCGTTCAAGGACGCGACCCAGGGCAAGATCACCTCGGCCTACCTCGGCTTCGTGGTGAGCAAGACGGGCCAGGAGATCGGCGCCAAGAACGCCGGCGCGGCCCCGCTGCCCTCCTCCTTCCTGACCAAGGCCGCCAAGACGCTCGCGTCGGTGAAGTAGCCTCGGCCTCGATCGACTGAACCACCGGCATCCGCCCCGTTTCCGACACGCTGTCAGAGAGAGTGAAGTGACAGAGAACACCGCTGTGCGACCTCAGCTCACGACCGTGTCAGGAAACCGGGCGGATGCCGCGGGTCAGGGCCCGAAGCGCCCGAACGGCGATCGCCGCTCGGCCAAGGTGAAGTCCAGGCCCGCCGACCGCATCTTCCGGTTTCTGAGCACGGGATCCGCCGGCCTGATCATGGTGATCCTGGCCGGCGTCGCCCTGTTCCTCATCATCAAGGCCGCGCCGGCCATCGGCGCGAACTGGTCCACCTCCCAGGACCTCTCCGGCGGCACGACCCACGGGTTCAGCTCGTTCTGGTCGTACGTCGGCCCGCTTCTCTGGGGCACGCTGTGGTCGTCGCTGATCGCGCTCGTGCTCGGCGCTCCGGTCGCGATCGGCATCGCCCTCTTCATCTCGCACTATGCACCGCGCCGGCTCGCAGGCATCCTCGGCTACCTGGTCGACCTGCTGGCAGCCGTGCCGTCGGTGGTCTTCGGCCTGTGGGGCATCTTCGTCATCAGGCCGTTCATCATCCCGTTCCAGGACTGGCTCAATCAGTATCTGGGCTGGATCCCGCTCTTCTCCGGCCAGGCCTCGCGCACCGGATCGACGATGCTCGCCGGCGGAATCGTGGTCGCCGTGATGATCCTGCCGATCATCACCTCGATCTCCCGCGAGATCTTCCTTCAGACTCCGCGCCTGCACGAGGAGGCTGCGCTCGCTCTGGGCTCCACGAAGTGGGAGATGATTCGGCTCGCCGTCTTCCCGTACGCACGCAGCGGCGTCGTCAGCGCCGTGCTGCTCGGCCTCGGCCGCGCCATGGGCGAGACGATGGCCATCGCCATGATCGTCTCCCCGATGATCGGCTTCTCCGTCAGGATCATCACCGACACCCAGAACTCGCAGACCATCGCGGCGAACGCGGCACTCAACTTCCCGGAGTCGAACCCGCTGCAGCGCGACGCGCTGATCGCGACGGGTCTCGCTCTGTTCGTCATCTCGTTCGGCGTGAACTTCGTCGCACGCTGGATCATCGCCCGCACCGGCGGCCTCAGCAAGCGCAAGCTGAAGGCCGTCGGCCAGCTTCCGCCCACCGACCCGACCTCGGCGCTCACCGACGACGCCACGGCGAGCCCGCTGCACGTGCGTTCCGAGATCGCAGCCGAAGACCTCGAAACCGGCGACGATCGCAGTGAGCTGTCCCTAGAGGAGAACCCGGACCGATGACTCAGGCCACTGTCTCCAACGGCCGCCGCCCGCGCGGCCCGGTGCCGAATGCGCTCACGTCAGCGCAGCTGCCGCGCTTCGTGGAGCTGTACACGTTGGCCGGCGCTCTCGCCGTCAGCGCAGCGGTGCTGGCCATGACCGGGTTCAGCATCGCCGGCTGGCTGATTCTGTCCGCCCCGCTCTATCTGGTGGGCATCGGCATCCTCTCCACCGTCGTGGAGAGCCGCAGGAAGGCGACCGACCGCGTCATCCGCGGACTCGTGACCATCGCGTTCCTGCTCGCGCTGATCCCGCTCATCTCAGTGCTGATCACGGTCGTCACGGGCGGTGCCCCCGCACTGACGTGGGACTTCATCACGAAGACCGGCGGCAGCGTGTTCGACCCCAAGACGCTCAAGGTCACTGTCGTGCAGGGCGCATGGGCCGCCGTCGTGGGCACGCTCATCATCACCGGCATCACCTCGCTCATCTCCATTCCGATCGGCATCATGGCGGCCATCTATCTGGTGGAATACGCGCAGCCGAAGCAGTGGATGGCGCGCACGATCACGTTCCTCGTCGACGTGATGACGGGCATCCCGTCGATCGTCGCCGGTCTCTTCGCGTTCGCCTTGTTCACCCTGATCGTCGGCCCGAAGGCGTTCAGCGGATTCTCCGCGTCGGTCGCGCTGTCGGTGCTGATGATCCCGATCGTGATCCGCTCCACCGAGGAGATGCTCAAGCTCGTCTCGCACGATCTGCGCGAGGCATCCTTCGCCCTCGGCGTCTCGAAGTTCTCCACGATCGTGCGCATCGTGCTGCCGACCGCCATTGCGGGGATCATCACCGGTGTGATGCTGGCCATCTCCCGCGTCATCGGAGAGACGGCGCCCATCTTCATCGCTGCGAGCTTCACCGACAACCTCAACGTGAACCCGTTCGCGAACCCGATGCAGACGCTCGCCGTCATGGCGTACTCGAACTACAAGTTCCCATCGCAGAACATCGCGGAGTCCTTCCAGTCCGCGTGGGGGGCAGCGCTGCTGCTGGTCATCCTCGTCGTCATCCTCAACCTCATCGCACGTATCGTGGCCAGGGTGTTCGCGCCCAAGGGTCTCAGGTAGACCCAGGCAGAACGCGACCCGAACAGGAGCAAGCGTGTCCAAGCGCATCAACGTGAACGACCTCAACGTCTACTACAGCGAGTTCCTCGCCGTCGAAGACGTGAGCATGACGATCGAGCCGCGCACCGTCACGGCCTTCATCGGCCCGAGCGGTTGCGGCAAGTCGACCTTCTTGCGCACGCTCAACCGCATGCACGAGGTGATCCCCGGCGCCCACGTCAAGGGCGAGGTGCTGATCGACGGCGACAACCTCTACGCGCCGGGCGTCGACCCCGTGCTGGTGCGCCGCCAGGTGGGCATGGTGTTCCAGCGGGCCAATCCGTTCCCCACCATGTCCATTCGCGACAACGTGCTCGCGGGCGTCAAGCTCAACAGCCGCCGCATGTCCAAGAGCGACCAGGACGACCTCGTCGAGACGTCGCTGCAGGGCGCGAATCTCTGGAACGAGGTGAAGGATCGCCTCCACCTGCCCGGATCCGGGCTGTCCGGCGGTCAGCAGCAGCGTCTGTGCATCGCGCGGGCGATCGCGGTCTCCCCCGACATCCTTCTCATGGACGAGCCGTGCTCCGCTCTCGACCCGATCTCCACGTTGGCGATCGAAGACCTCATCGAGGAGTTGAAGAAGGAGTACACGATCGTCATCGTGACTCACAACATGCAGCAGGCCACGCGCGTCTCCGATCGCACCGCCTTCTTCAACATCGCGGGCACCGGCAGGCCGGGCAAGCTCATCGAGTACGACGACACCGCGACCATCTTCACGAAGCCATCCGTGCAGGCCACCGAGGACTACGTCTCGGGCCGATTCGGGTGATCCGCATCCGGTAAACTTGTCGGCGGCCGGGCCGCAGTAACCCCGGGCTCCATCATTCGCCGCTTCGAGCGGCCTCGCGCCGAGAGGCGTTCTGCGGCCTGGCTGTTTCTTTTGTGCGCGGGCACCCCAACCCGCGCACCGCAGTCAGGTCCGCGAATGACTGGGTTCGGCGGCGTCCACGCCGCCGCCTCGGGGAGCGGGTCACCTTTGCGCCTCCACGTCGGCGACACTGCGCCGGGTCCTTCGCATCGGGCCGGACCTTGCGGCGTCGGCAGGGCACAGCGGGGATGCATCTTCGCCTCGTTAGACTCGCACGGCCATGTCCGCGCACAGCTATTCCGAGGTCGCCCCTCTGCCGGCTCCGACGCAGGGCCGACGCCATCTGGCCGGCCTCGACGGGCTGCGCGCACTCGCCGTGCTGGCCGTGATCGCGTATCACTACGCGCCGGCCGGAATGCCCGGCGGGTTCATCGGCGTCGACGTGTTCTTCGTGATCAGCGGCTTTCTCATCACCGGTCTGCTCGTCGGCTCGATCGGCCGCAGAGAACCCATGGGCCGGTTCTGGCTGCGCCGGGCCAGGCGACTGCTTCCGGCGCTCGTCATCGTCGTACTCGTGTGCTCCACCGCCGCGCTCTTCGTGGGCGGCGACGTGCTCGCCGGCATCGGCTCGCAGATCGGCGGCGCCTTCACCTTCAGCAGCAACTGGGTATACATCGCCCTCGACCAGAGCTACTTCACCGCTGACGCCCCTCAGCTCTTCCGCAACCTCTGGTCGCTGGCCGTCGAGGAGCAGTTCTACCTGCTGTGGCCGCTGCTGGCCGTGCTGCTGCTGACGAGGATGCCCCGCCGCGGTCGCGCCATCCTGCCGATCGTGCTCGCGTTCGTCTCGGTGCTGCTCATGGTCGTGCTGTATCCGCAGGGCGGCGACCCCAGCCGCGTGTACTACGGCACCGACACCCACTTCTTCGGCCTCGCGCTCGGGGCGGCCCTCGCCCTGATGCTCGACGGCTCCGCGCGCTGGGACCCCTACGGCACCGAGAGCGGCGGCGAGCGCTTCACCCGCAGGTGGGCGCCGGCGATCGGCGTGCTGGCGCTGGCGCTGCTCGCCGTCTACGCCGTCTTCGTGCCCGACACCAGCCCTTTCAACTACGACGGCGGGCTGCTGCTGGTCTCGCTGCTCGCAGCGGCGCTCGTCTGGTCGGTGACGCGTTCCGGCTCCGTGCTCGGCCGGGTGCTCGACATGCGACCGCTGCGCGCCATCGGCGTGCGCTCCTACGGGCTCTACCTCTGGCACTGGCCGGTGTTCGTGCTCGTCACCGCCGCCTTCGCCGTCCGGACCGATGCCTCCCCGTGGACGGTCTCGCTCATCGCTCTCGCGATCAGCGCCGTCGCCACGTGGCTCTCCTACCGGTTCATCGAGACGCCGGTGCGCACCAAGGGCTTCGGGGTGCTGTCGCGGCCGTTCAGCGGTGCGTGGCGCGGAAGGCCGGCGCTGCTCGCTGCGACGGGTGCGGCATCCGTTCTGCTCGTCGTCGGGGTGGTCGGCACGTCAGCCGCCGCGATCGAGGGCACCAAGGGCACGGCGGCTCAACAGCAGATCGAGGCGGGGCAGCGGGCGATCGAGCAGGCGCGCCGCTCGCCGCCGCCTGCACCGACCGCGCCACCCAGCGGTCGGACCGGGTCGACGCCCGCCCCGTTGCCGTCGAAACCGGCACCGGCGAGTTCTCCGAGCGCGGCACCTGCCACCGTGACCCCGCCCACTCCGCGCGATGGAAGCCAGATCTCCGCGATCGGCGATTCCGTGATGCTCGCCTCGGCACCGGCGCTCGTGCAGGCGTTTCCCGGCATCGACATCGACGCGGTCGTCTCGCGGTCTCCGAGGGACGCGCCCGGCATCCTCGCGCAGAAGGCCAAGGCGGGAACGCTGCGCAGCACCGTCATCATCGGCCTGGGCACCAACGGCTACCTGGGCACCGGCACCCTCGATCGCGATCTCGCCGCGGTAGGACCCGACCGACGCATCGTGTTCGTCAACATCTACGCGGACCGGCCCTGGCTGGGCGAGGTCGACGACGATCTCGCTGCGTTCGTCACGGCGCACCCGAACACGACGGCGCTCGCGGACTGGCACGACGCGATCGCGAGCCACGTCAACCTGCTCGGTCCCGACCACATCCATCCGGGTGGCGAGGGCGGGGTACTCTATGCCTCGTGCGTGGCATCCGCGCTCGATCGCCTGCGCTGACCGACGCGACATCGGCCTCAGTCGAGCGAATCGCTGCGCCAGAGCGACGCGGCGGTGGTGAGCTCCGATGCGAACTCCGAGAATCGCAACGCTCGTATCGTGAGCACACTGGCCCGCTCGGGTTCGGTGGGCTCCGCGTCGTCGGCGAGGCTCGTGCACCCCACAGCGCTCACTCGGCAGAAGGCCGCCGCGCGTTCGAGCGCCACGGCGAAGTCGCCCTCGAAGACGCCGCGCAGAATTCGGTCGGCCAGTTCGATGATCTCGCTCGGCCCGGTGGGCGTCTCTGCGCCGGCCACCACGGAGTCGATGGACTGCAGCGTCTCGCTGCCGCGTTGGAACTGCAGGCTCGTGGCGTGCGGATCCTCGCGGATGGCGAGTCTGAGCAGGTAGATGCGCCACAAGGCGCCGGGCAGGCTGAACGCGCCGGCCCTCGACCAGAGTTCGGCGATCGCGTCGATGCCGTTGTCGTCGGTGTAGGACACGAGCCTCGACACGATCTCGGGATCGGGATGCCTGCGCACGCGCTCGAGCAGCGCCGCTGCGGTCTCGTGCGCGATGCGGCTCGTCTCGGCGGGATCGTCTCCGCCGTGCAGATTGTCGAACTTCGCACCGGTGAACTTGGTGGGCCGATGGAACGGGCGGTGCTCGTCTGTCACCCCGCCATGATTCCGTATTCGCCCCGCAGCCGCAGGGTGGGCGGGCGCGGAGCAAAGGACCGGTAGATTGGTGGTCGCGCCCCTCTAGCTCAGTTGGTAGAGCATCGGACTTTTAATCCGCGGGTCGCCGGTTCGAGCCCGGCGGGGGGCACCTTGGCCGAGCCGCTGTCTCGCCCTGGCAGCCGGCGCACTCCGCTTCTGGGCGCCCGGTGATCTGTGTCTTCAGGGTGTCGCAATTCACGCAATTGGCGCATATCCGAACACGATTCTTCTATGGCCGCCACCACGCCGCCGCCCAGCTGCTGGGCCTGGCGGGTTGCACCACGATGCGGGAATGATTGTGACGGGACCCGTGTTCGATATCTATGCAAACGCATACAACAGTCGATCGGTCGGACCGACCGGCGCACCTGGAGGGTTGACCCCATGCAGTTCGGCATCTTCTCGGTCAGCGACATCACTCGCGACCCCGTCACCGGCATCACCCCGAGCGAAGCCGAGCGCATCGAGGCGGTCGTGCAGATGGCCGTCAAGGCCGAGGAGGTGGGTCTCGACGTCTTCGCCATCGGCGAGCACCACAACCCGCCGTTCTTCTCCTCCTCCCCCACCACGCTGCTCTCGCACATCGCCGCACTGACGAAGCGACTGGTGGTGACCACCTCAACGACACTGATCACGACGAACGACCCCGTGCGCATCGCCGAGGAGTACGCGATGCTGCAGCACCTGTCCAAGGGCCGCATGGACCTCATGCTGGGACGGGGCAACACCGCGCCGGTGTACCCGTGGTTCGGCCAGGACATCCGCCAGGGCCTGCCGCTCGCGCTCGAGCACTACAACCTGCTGCACAGGCTGTGGCGCGAAGACGTCGTCGACTGGGAGGGCCACTTCCGTACGCCGCTGCAGGGCTTCACGTCGACCCCGCGTCCCCTCGACGACGTGCCGCCGTTCGTCTGGCACGGCTCCATTCGCACCCCGGAGATCGCCGAGCAGGCTGCCTACTACGGCGACGGCTTCTTCGCGAACCACATCTTCTGGCCGCCGGAGCACACGCAGCGCATGGTCGAGTTCTACCGTCAGCGCTTCGAGCACTACGGCCACGGCACCGCCAAGCAGGCGATCGTCGGGCTCGGCGGTCAGACCTACATCGCGAAGACCTCGCAAGATGCCCGAGCCGAGTTCCGCCCTTACTTCGACGAGGCGCCCGTGTACGGCAACGGCCCCAGCATGGAGCAGTTCACCGAGATGACGCCGCTCACGGTCGGCAGCCCGCAGGAGGTCATCGACAAGACGCTCGGCTTCCGCGACTACGTCGGCGACTACCAGCGCCAGCTGTTCCTCGTGGACCACGCCGGACTTCCGATCGAGAAGGTGCTCGAGCAGATCGAGCTGCTCGGCAGTGAGGTCGTGCCCGTGCTGCGTCGCGAGTTCGAGTCGCTGCGCGACCCGGAGGTTCCGGATGCCCCGACCCACGCGAGCCTCGTGAAGGCCAAGTACGGCGACGCCGAGCCTCGGCAGCCCCGCCCGAACGCCAACCGCGGTGACAACGTGACAGGCGGCTCGCCGTACCAGGACACGGACGACGTCGAGACCTCCACCGAGGACGCGCCCTACGCCGGCGAGACGTTCGGTGAGGACGAGTGACATGACGACGCCCGAGACTCCCCGCACGTTCCGCCTCGCGGTCGTGAACGCGGGCATCAGCGATCCTTCGTCCACGAAACTGCTCGGCGACCGCATCGCCCAATCGGTGCGCGAGACGGCTGAGAGCAGAGGACACCGGGTGCAGATCACCACGATCGACCTGCGCGAGGTGCTGCCCGAGTTGTCGGGGGCACTGGCATCCGGTCTGCTGGGGCCGCGGTTCACCGCCGCCGTCGACGCGCTGCGCGACGCGGACGGCGTGATCGCGTCGACACCCGTGTACAAGGCCGGCCCGAGCGGGCTGTTCAGCTCGTTCTTCCAGGTGCTCGACAACGATCTGTTGATCGCGAAGCCGGTGGCGCTTGCTGCCACCGCGGGCACCGCCAGGCACGCGCTCGTCGTGGACGAGCAGCTGCGGTCGCTGTTCGCCTACCTTCGCGCGTTGAGCGTTCCGACGTCGGTCTTCGCCTCGACGGAGGACTGGCAGGACAAGGCGCTGGGCTCGCGGGTGGACCGCGCCGCGTTCGAGCTGCTGCTGCTCATGGAGAGCGGGTTCGAGAAGGACGTGCGGGGCGACAGCTGGCGCCGGTATCAGCACGAGTACGGCAGCGCGGGCGGCACCGAGCTGGCGATCGACCTCGACAGCGATCTCATGCGGCTCGCGACCGGCGGATCACTCAAACCGACGAACTCCGCGATCGAGGGCATCGACGAGGGCTGAAGCCCCGCGGCCGACACGCTGCCGAGTCGAGGTAGGAAAAAGGGCAGCGCCCGGCGACGTCGAGTGGCTAGTATAGGCGGCATCCCTCGATGAGAGAGCGCTCTCACACATTCACGGACGAAGGCGACTCGTGACTGGTTCGGAATCATCGTTCACCCGCAGGCAGCTGTTCGGAGCGGCCGGAGCCGTGGCACTGGGCGGTCTCACGGCGACGACGCTCGCCGGGTGCACCGCGCCCGTCGCACCGACGGCATCCACCTGGACCCCGCCCGCCACGCCGATGCGTTTTCCCAAGGGCTACGTGTGGGGCGCCGCGACCAGCGCCTACCAGATCGAGGGCGCGTGGAATGTGGACGGCAAGGGCCCCTCCATCTGGGACACGTTCTCGCAGGCGGGCCTCGGGCACATCGCCGACGGCTCGACCGGCGATGTCGCCGCCGATCACTATCACCGCTGGGAGGGCGACTTCGATCTGCTGAAGACGCTCGGCGTCGGCGCCTATCGGTTCTCGCTGTCGTGGCCGCGCATCCAGCCGACGGGCGCGGGCGCCGTCAACCAGAAGGGCCTCGACTTCTACAAGCAGCTGCTCGACGGGCTAGCCGAGCGCGACATCCGACCGGCCGTCACACTGTTCCACTGGGACCTGCCGCAGGCGCTGCAGGATGCCGGCGGCTGGCCGAGCCGCGACACCGCGAACCGCTTCGCCGACTATGCAGACATCGTGTTCGGGGCGTTCGGCGACATCGATGCGGAGTGGCTCACGCTCAACGAGCCGAAGACGCTCGCCTTCAACGGCTACTGGTACGGCAGCCACGCGCCCGGCATCATGGACCCGAATGCGGCGGCCGCGGCCGTGCATCATCAGCTGCTGGCCCACGGTCTCACCGTACAGGCGTTCGGCGCCCACAACGTGAAGGGACGCATCGGGCCGGTGCTCAACCTCACGCCGGTGACGCCGACCGATCCTGCGGCCAAGGATCAGACCGAGAACGTCGACGCCGTGCAGAACCGGCTCTTCCTCGACCCGGTGCTCAAGGGCAGCTACCCCACGAACGCCATCGGCACCGAGAACGGTCAGCTCCCCGCCGATCCCGACCAGTTCGCCGCGCTCGTGCGCGACGGCGACCTGGCAACGATCTCCTCCCCCATCGGGATGCTCGGCGTCAACTACTACGGAGTGGCGGGCGTCGACCTCAACGGCACGATGGTGAAGATTCACAAGACCTCGAGCGCAACCTGGCAGCAGATCTGGGCACCCGGTCTGTACACGCTGCTCACGCGCATCAAGCGGGATTACAAGAAGGTGCCGATCATCATCACCGAGAACGGCATTCCCGACGACCCGATGCAGAACGGGCTGAACGACAGCGCACGCATCGACTACCTGCGCAGCCACTTCCAGCAGGCGGCCCGCGCGATCGAGGCAGGCGTGCCGCTCGAGGGCCATTACGTGTGGGCACTGATCGACAACTTCGAGTGGGCTGAGGGCTATACGGAGCGCTTCGGGCTGGTGAACGTGAACTTCGACACCCAGAAGCGCTCGCCGAAGAAGAGCTTCGACTGGTACCGCGGCGTCATCGCGAAGAACGCGGTGGCGCCGAAGTAGCGCCCGCAACCTCCAGGTCGAGCCCGTTCTCGAGGTACGAGAAGGATCGATCGATGAGCTCGGCCATGTCGCCATCGGGGTCGTCGGTGAGTTGCGCGAGCACCGCGAACATGCAGCCGATGATCGCGCCGGCAACGGTCCTCACCTCATAGTCGTCTGCCGACCTTCCGACCCGATCGGCGATGGCCGAGGTCAACAGGAGCATCGCCTGCGAGAGCTGATCCAGCAGTGCTCCACGCAGAACGGGAACGCCGACCACGAGGGCGAGCCGCTCACGCTGTTCCTCGCGCTGCTCGTCCGTCAGACCGGACATGGCCTCTCGCAGAGCGGCCCGCATCGCCGCGACCGGGCCGGTTCCTGGCGGCTGCGCCTCGAACGCCGCGATGATCGCCGGATCGAAGTCGTCGAAGAGCACGACCGATTCCTTCGTCGGAAAGTAGCGGAAGAACGTGCTCTCCGACACCTCGGCGGCGTCGATGATCTGGTCGATGGTCGTGGCGTCGTAGCCCTGCTCGGTGAACAGCCTCAGCGCGTGCGACTGGATGGACGCTCGCGTTCGCGCCTTCTTGCGCTCGCGAAGACCCGGTCTCGGCACGTCATCGGTTCGATTCGGCATGCGTGGCACCTCGCTTCGTCGTTGTCGCGGACGGCGTTCCTGTTTCGGCCGGCCTCGGTCCTGGAAGGATCACCACTGCCATGATGGCCCCGACCGCGGCGATGGCTGCTGAGACGAGCAGCGAAACGGTCATGCCGTGCGTGAACGCTGTGCGCACGGCGTTCGCGAGCTCGGAAGAGTGCAGCCGTGCCGCCAGCGTCACACCGGCGTAGACGCTGGATTTCACCTCTGCCACCACGCTCTGATGGGCGGCCAGCACGGGCAGCTCGCTCAGCGAACGCATGAGCTGCGCCGAATATGCGGCGGCCACGATGCTGCCGAGGATGGCCGTTCCCAGTGGCGCGCTCGTCTTCTGCAGCGCCTGCACGACTCCGGAACCGACACCGCTGCGCTCGGCCGTGAGCTGCGACACGGCGGCCGACATCGCTGCAGTCAGGGCCAGCCCCGCCCCGGCGCAGACGATCCCCATCCAGATCGCGATGTACACCTCGCCGGTCGATCCGACGGTGAAGGAACCGAGCACGGAGCCGATCGCGATGACGACGAAGCCGATCGTCACCGTCGCCTTGAAGCCGATCGCCGAGCTGATCCGGCCCGCAGGCAGCGCCCCGACCAGCATGCCGCCCACGAAGGGAAGCAGTCGCAGCCCTGACACGAAGACGTCGACGCCCTGGACCGCCTGGAAGAACTGCGGCATCACGAAGAGCATCCCGACCATCCCCATGCCCGCCACGCCGGCGAGGATCGCCCCGCCCGCGAACGCCCTGGACCGGAACAGCCGGGTGTCGACGAGCGGGGATCCCCCTCTGCGCGTCAACGCGATCTCCCAGAACACGAACCCGGCCAGCACCGCAGCCCCGATCGCGAGACAGGCGAGTGCCGCGGCATCCGACCAGCCGTTCTGGCCGGCCTCGATGATGCCATAGGTGAACACGACGAGACCGGCGACCGAGGAGAGCATGCCCACCACGTCGATCCCCGGACGCTCGGTCGCACGCGACTCCGGGATGAGCAGGGCGACCGCGAGCATCCCGACGGCGACGACGGGAACGTTGAGCAAGAAGACCCAGCCCCACCAGAGGTTGGCGAGCATCCATCCGCCGACGATCGGCCCGAGCGGAAGAGACAGGAAATTCGCCGCGGCGAAGACCCCGACGGCCTTCGGCCTCGTCGCCTCATCGAAGAACACGGTGACGGCCGTGAGCGCCATGACGGCGATACCCGCGCCGGCGAGTCCCATCAGCAGTCGGGCGATCAGGAACTCCTCCGGCGACGTCGAGTACGCGCAGAGCGCGGAGCCCACTCCGAACACGAGAAGAGACACCAGGAGAACCTTCTTGCGGCCGAAGCGGTCGCCCAGAAGGCCGACGGGGAGAACGGCGGCCGCGAGCATGAGCAGAT from Humibacter ginsenosidimutans harbors:
- a CDS encoding acyl-CoA-like ligand-binding transcription factor — its product is MPNRTDDVPRPGLRERKKARTRASIQSHALRLFTEQGYDATTIDQIIDAAEVSESTFFRYFPTKESVVLFDDFDPAIIAAFEAQPPGTGPVAAMRAALREAMSGLTDEQREEQRERLALVVGVPVLRGALLDQLSQAMLLLTSAIADRVGRSADDYEVRTVAGAIIGCMFAVLAQLTDDPDGDMAELIDRSFSYLENGLDLEVAGATSAPPRSSR
- a CDS encoding MFS transporter gives rise to the protein MFVERRRWLALAAVSLSVLAVGIDGTVLSIALPTLAGALHASESQLEWFSSGYLLMLAAAVLPVGLLGDRFGRKKVLLVSLLVFGVGSALCAYSTSPEEFLIARLLMGLAGAGIAVMALTAVTVFFDEATRPKAVGVFAAANFLSLPLGPIVGGWMLANLWWGWVFLLNVPVVAVGMLAVALLIPESRATERPGIDVVGMLSSVAGLVVFTYGIIEAGQNGWSDAAALACLAIGAAVLAGFVFWEIALTRRGGSPLVDTRLFRSRAFAGGAILAGVAGMGMVGMLFVMPQFFQAVQGVDVFVSGLRLLPFVGGMLVGALPAGRISSAIGFKATVTIGFVVIAIGSVLGSFTVGSTGEVYIAIWMGIVCAGAGLALTAAMSAAVSQLTAERSGVGSGVVQALQKTSAPLGTAILGSIVAAAYSAQLMRSLSELPVLAAHQSVVAEVKSSVYAGVTLAARLHSSELANAVRTAFTHGMTVSLLVSAAIAAVGAIMAVVILPGPRPAETGTPSATTTKRGATHAESNR